Proteins from a genomic interval of Rhizobium etli CFN 42:
- a CDS encoding ABC transporter ATP-binding protein — protein MTSLELREINKNYGAYHALRGIDLSVAQGEFIVMVGPSGCGKSTLLKSIAGLEAISSGQILINGRDVSRQEPGDRGIAMVFQSYALYPHMTVAENMGFGLRMAKRPKAEIEAAVARAAKILRIDDQLDKRPKQLSGGQRQRVAIGRAITRSPEVFLFDEPLSNLDAALRTQMRVELSSLHAELGATMVYVTHDQVEAMTMASRIVVLNKGIIEQLGSPLELYRNPDNLFVAGFLGAPRMNFLAVTLDDTSGRSVTVSAPGLAALTVELAQPTALAKGTSLTLGVRPEAISVVAEGSEGGAIHGEVRLVEHLGRETILYVDAGNLRTIASESGTGNITAQLSYVAPFAAGQKVALKLDANELYLFSPDGGRTISARKTILDK, from the coding sequence ATGACCAGTCTCGAACTTCGAGAGATCAACAAGAATTACGGCGCCTATCATGCGCTGCGCGGCATCGATCTTTCGGTTGCGCAAGGCGAGTTCATCGTCATGGTCGGGCCATCCGGCTGCGGCAAGTCCACGCTCTTGAAGAGCATCGCCGGCCTGGAGGCGATCTCCTCAGGCCAGATCCTGATCAACGGCCGCGATGTGAGCCGGCAGGAACCGGGCGATCGTGGTATTGCCATGGTCTTCCAGTCCTATGCGCTCTATCCGCATATGACGGTGGCGGAGAATATGGGCTTTGGCCTGCGTATGGCCAAGCGCCCCAAAGCCGAAATCGAGGCGGCGGTCGCTCGCGCCGCCAAGATCCTGCGCATCGACGACCAGTTGGACAAGCGGCCGAAGCAGCTTTCCGGCGGCCAGCGGCAGCGCGTGGCGATCGGCCGGGCGATCACCCGTTCGCCCGAGGTTTTCCTATTTGACGAGCCGCTGTCGAACCTCGATGCGGCGCTGCGCACCCAGATGCGCGTCGAACTGAGCAGCCTGCATGCCGAGCTCGGCGCTACCATGGTCTATGTCACCCACGACCAGGTGGAGGCGATGACCATGGCAAGCCGCATCGTCGTGTTGAACAAGGGGATCATCGAGCAGCTCGGTTCGCCGCTGGAGCTTTACCGCAACCCCGACAATCTCTTCGTCGCCGGCTTCCTCGGCGCGCCCAGAATGAATTTCCTCGCCGTCACCCTCGACGACACATCCGGCCGCAGCGTGACGGTCTCCGCGCCCGGCCTTGCGGCCCTGACGGTGGAGCTTGCCCAGCCGACGGCGCTGGCGAAGGGAACCAGCCTGACGCTCGGCGTGCGGCCGGAGGCGATCTCGGTGGTCGCCGAAGGCAGCGAGGGCGGAGCCATCCATGGCGAAGTCCGCCTCGTCGAGCATCTCGGCCGCGAGACCATTCTCTATGTCGATGCCGGCAATCTCCGCACCATCGCGTCGGAAAGCGGCACCGGCAACATCACCGCGCAACTTTCCTACGTCGCGCCCTTCGCCGCTGGGCAGAAGGTGGCGTTGAAGCTCGATGCGAACGAGCTCTATCTCTTCTCTCCCGACGGCGGCCGCACGATCAGCGCCCGCAAGACCATCCTCGACAAATAA
- a CDS encoding carbohydrate ABC transporter permease has protein sequence MYPRPIPESAIWQRRLYVSAVVLVLILWLCPLFAIILTSFRSTADVMGGNLWGWPTEIGLIDNYRAVFTDTPMARYFLNSLIITIPSVIGVLTLSTLAGFVLSRYRFPGNMLIFALFVGGNFLPHQIMMIPVRDLMVRLDLIDTTVALIIFHVAFQTGFATLFMRNFIAALPDELFQAARAEGASPFQTLIHVVIPLVRPALAALAILIFTFVWNDYFWAVVLTVSDSVKPVTAGLANLRGEWVSAWNLVSAGTIVVAVPPVVMFFLMQRHFIAGLTMGAVKG, from the coding sequence ATGTATCCTCGTCCCATTCCCGAAAGCGCGATCTGGCAGCGCCGGCTCTATGTCTCGGCCGTCGTCCTCGTGCTCATCCTCTGGCTCTGCCCGCTCTTTGCGATCATCCTCACTTCCTTCCGCTCGACGGCGGATGTTATGGGCGGCAATCTCTGGGGCTGGCCGACCGAGATCGGCCTCATCGACAATTACCGGGCCGTCTTCACCGACACGCCGATGGCGCGCTATTTCCTGAACAGCCTGATTATCACCATTCCCTCGGTCATCGGCGTGCTGACGCTCTCGACGCTCGCGGGCTTCGTCCTGTCGCGCTACCGCTTTCCCGGCAACATGCTGATCTTCGCGCTCTTCGTCGGCGGCAATTTCCTGCCGCACCAGATCATGATGATCCCGGTGCGCGACCTGATGGTGCGCCTCGACCTGATCGATACCACGGTGGCGCTGATCATCTTCCACGTCGCCTTCCAGACCGGGTTCGCGACGCTCTTCATGCGCAATTTCATCGCGGCATTGCCAGACGAGCTGTTCCAGGCGGCGCGGGCGGAAGGGGCTTCGCCCTTCCAGACGCTCATCCATGTGGTGATCCCGCTGGTGCGGCCGGCACTTGCCGCGCTCGCCATCCTGATCTTCACCTTCGTCTGGAATGACTATTTCTGGGCCGTGGTGCTGACCGTCAGCGACAGCGTCAAGCCGGTGACGGCGGGTCTTGCCAATCTTCGCGGCGAGTGGGTCTCAGCCTGGAACCTGGTTTCGGCAGGCACGATCGTCGTCGCCGTGCCGCCCGTCGTGATGTTCTTTCTGATGCAGCGGCATTTCATCGCCGGCCTCACCATGGGCGCGGTGAAGGGATGA
- a CDS encoding carbohydrate ABC transporter permease, whose protein sequence is MQTLWRRQRWWLTPTLLIAPAIALFFTVILLSAVRSVWISIHEWDGFGPMVWIGLGNYIELYNDPQFYVSLKNNLIWLVMFMAAPPIGLAIALLVNQKIAGMRFLKSLFFIPLVLASVTVGVVFTWVYTPDFGLLALIFRAFGAVAPAVLSDEHFVTFAIVIAALWPQITFCMVLYLAGLNNLSEELIGAGRVDGARGWNMLRHIVLPQLTQVTFIAIAVTVVGALRSFDMISVMTAGGPFGSSSVLAYQMYEQSIFSYRFGYGAAIASVLFVIMAVFIAWYLTHIIRSEERGG, encoded by the coding sequence ATGCAGACATTATGGCGCCGCCAGCGTTGGTGGCTTACCCCGACTTTGCTCATCGCGCCTGCGATCGCGCTGTTTTTCACTGTCATCCTGTTGTCGGCGGTGCGCAGCGTCTGGATCAGCATTCACGAGTGGGATGGGTTCGGGCCGATGGTGTGGATCGGGCTCGGCAATTACATCGAGCTCTATAACGATCCGCAATTCTACGTGTCGTTGAAGAACAATCTGATCTGGCTCGTCATGTTCATGGCGGCACCGCCGATCGGGCTCGCCATCGCGCTCTTGGTCAACCAGAAAATCGCAGGCATGCGCTTCCTGAAATCACTGTTCTTCATTCCGCTGGTGCTGGCCTCGGTGACGGTGGGCGTCGTCTTCACCTGGGTCTATACGCCGGACTTCGGGCTGCTGGCGCTGATCTTCCGGGCCTTCGGGGCAGTGGCGCCGGCAGTGCTCTCCGATGAGCATTTCGTCACCTTCGCGATCGTCATCGCGGCGCTGTGGCCGCAGATCACCTTCTGTATGGTGCTCTATCTCGCCGGCCTCAACAATTTGAGCGAAGAGCTGATCGGGGCAGGGCGCGTCGATGGGGCGAGGGGCTGGAACATGCTGCGCCACATCGTGCTGCCGCAGCTGACGCAAGTCACCTTCATCGCCATTGCGGTGACTGTCGTCGGCGCGCTGCGCTCCTTCGACATGATCTCGGTGATGACCGCGGGCGGGCCGTTCGGCTCGTCTTCGGTGCTCGCCTACCAGATGTACGAGCAGTCGATCTTCTCCTACCGCTTCGGCTATGGCGCGGCGATTGCCTCGGTGCTCTTCGTGATCATGGCCGTCTTTATCGCCTGGTATCTCACCCACATCATCCGCAGCGAAGAGAGGGGAGGCTGA
- a CDS encoding ABC transporter substrate-binding protein, whose translation MVFLKHFPSTTRRSFLKGAGVVSAAVVTGSFPMPAIAQAQEVTVISSENNGAALDALKSIAAGFGKEAGVNVVINNMDHEAHKTAIRNYLVAGAPDICFWFSGNRMRAFVKRGLFDDISDLFAKEKYKDVLGATAGAVTDDGKQYGLPTGGTLWGMFYRKDVFDQYGLTVPKTADEFLAYGDKCKAAGITPVAIGTKELWPAAGWFDQMNLRINGLDRHMALMNGEMSYLDPALTPVFDHWEAMISKGFFTPNHTSFGWQEAAALLAQKKAGIMNLGAFLRSAFTEADLPQLAYATFPVLDPKIGRFEEFSVNSVHIPAKAKNKQGARDFLAYFYKPENLAAYLEPGGNVPPRHDLPPSKDPLVNIAVETMKTVQGTSQYYDRDSDPDMAQAGLVGFQEFMAKPDRRKAILTRLEGTRKRIYKI comes from the coding sequence ATGGTATTCTTAAAGCATTTTCCCTCAACCACCCGCAGAAGCTTCCTGAAAGGGGCGGGCGTGGTTTCGGCGGCAGTGGTCACGGGCAGCTTTCCGATGCCTGCGATCGCGCAGGCGCAGGAAGTCACCGTCATCTCGTCTGAGAATAACGGCGCGGCGCTCGATGCACTGAAGTCGATCGCGGCGGGCTTCGGCAAGGAAGCCGGTGTCAACGTCGTCATCAACAATATGGACCACGAGGCGCACAAGACGGCGATCCGCAACTATCTCGTTGCCGGCGCGCCCGACATCTGCTTCTGGTTTTCGGGCAACCGCATGCGCGCCTTCGTCAAGCGCGGCCTTTTCGACGATATTTCCGACCTCTTCGCGAAGGAGAAGTACAAGGACGTGCTGGGTGCCACGGCCGGCGCCGTCACCGATGACGGCAAGCAGTACGGCCTGCCCACCGGCGGCACGCTCTGGGGCATGTTCTATCGCAAGGACGTGTTCGATCAATACGGCCTGACCGTGCCGAAGACGGCCGACGAGTTCCTGGCCTATGGCGACAAGTGCAAGGCGGCCGGCATCACCCCGGTTGCGATCGGCACCAAGGAATTGTGGCCGGCGGCCGGCTGGTTCGATCAGATGAATCTGCGCATCAACGGGCTCGACAGGCACATGGCGCTGATGAACGGCGAGATGAGCTATCTCGATCCGGCGCTGACGCCGGTCTTCGACCACTGGGAGGCGATGATTTCGAAGGGCTTCTTCACCCCGAACCATACCTCTTTCGGCTGGCAGGAGGCCGCAGCACTTCTGGCCCAGAAGAAGGCCGGCATCATGAACCTCGGCGCCTTCCTGCGTTCGGCCTTCACCGAAGCGGACCTGCCGCAGCTCGCCTACGCAACCTTCCCGGTGCTCGATCCGAAGATCGGCCGTTTCGAGGAGTTCTCGGTCAATTCGGTTCATATCCCCGCCAAGGCGAAGAACAAGCAGGGCGCGCGCGATTTCCTCGCCTATTTCTACAAGCCGGAGAACCTGGCGGCCTATCTAGAACCGGGCGGCAACGTGCCGCCGCGCCACGACCTGCCGCCGAGTAAGGATCCGCTCGTCAATATCGCTGTCGAGACGATGAAGACGGTGCAGGGCACCTCGCAATATTACGACCGCGACAGCGACCCGGACATGGCCCAGGCCGGCCTCGTCGGCTTCCAGGAGTTCATGGCCAAGCCCGACCGGCGTAAGGCCATCCTGACGCGGCTCGAGGGGACGCGGAAGCGGATTTATAAGATTTGA
- a CDS encoding ROK family protein, whose translation MKLKGDQTTARAMNRRLILNLLRREGPRSRADIATVIGLSPAAVTFVVADLLEEGIVTEGKAVPGPAGRRPIPVEINYEHSLAVGFKLMVDSVECVATDLATNPVAAMRVGLEGHDPDYVADLLAGTVPELVKLAGRPKAKLAGIGISMPGVINHEQTACVRSHRFKWDNVPLASLVASRVHVPVWLEDDTNAYAIAQQLFGLGRQHRNMAVLAVGVGISCALVIDGKLYRGANGAAGKFGHTLFEENGRLCECGKRGCLMAYHSELSMLRRWRETTGRDELGLPELREALSSGDATATTLVAESGRGIGTALANLVNITDPEVVVAGGEAVSLGDPFLNPLREALSARTFRAAPPLLPDWEDNSWARGAAALVTQKIFDFESSGGVTDIARLGVRGSAA comes from the coding sequence GTGAAGCTGAAAGGCGACCAGACCACGGCGAGAGCCATGAACCGACGCCTCATCCTCAACCTTCTCCGCCGCGAGGGGCCGAGGAGCCGCGCCGATATCGCGACGGTGATTGGCTTGAGCCCAGCCGCCGTCACCTTCGTCGTCGCCGATCTGCTGGAGGAAGGCATCGTCACCGAAGGCAAGGCAGTGCCGGGGCCTGCAGGCCGCCGCCCGATCCCGGTCGAGATCAATTACGAGCACTCGCTCGCCGTCGGTTTCAAGCTGATGGTGGATTCGGTGGAGTGTGTCGCGACCGACCTCGCCACCAACCCCGTCGCCGCCATGCGCGTCGGCCTGGAGGGCCATGATCCCGATTATGTCGCCGATCTCCTGGCGGGCACCGTGCCCGAACTGGTCAAGCTCGCCGGCCGCCCGAAGGCCAAGCTCGCCGGCATTGGCATCTCCATGCCCGGCGTCATCAACCACGAGCAGACCGCCTGCGTGCGCAGTCACCGCTTTAAATGGGATAATGTTCCGCTGGCCTCGCTGGTGGCAAGCCGCGTCCACGTGCCGGTTTGGCTGGAGGACGATACCAACGCCTATGCCATCGCCCAGCAGCTCTTCGGCCTCGGGCGCCAGCACCGCAACATGGCGGTTCTCGCTGTCGGCGTCGGCATTAGCTGCGCCCTGGTCATCGACGGCAAGCTATATCGCGGCGCCAATGGCGCGGCCGGCAAGTTCGGCCACACGCTGTTCGAGGAGAACGGCCGCCTCTGCGAATGCGGCAAGCGCGGCTGCCTGATGGCTTATCACTCCGAGCTCTCGATGCTGCGCCGCTGGCGCGAAACGACCGGCCGCGACGAACTCGGCCTCCCCGAACTCCGCGAAGCGCTTTCATCAGGCGACGCGACCGCCACCACCCTCGTCGCCGAATCAGGCCGCGGCATCGGCACCGCCCTCGCCAACCTCGTCAACATCACCGACCCCGAAGTCGTCGTCGCCGGCGGCGAAGCCGTCTCGCTTGGCGATCCGTTCCTTAACCCCCTCCGCGAAGCCCTCTCCGCCCGCACCTTCCGCGCCGCCCCGCCCCTCCTCCCCGACTGGGAAGACAACTCCTGGGCGCGGGGAGCGGCGGCGCTGGTGACGCAGAAGATCTTCGACTTCGAATCATCCGGCGGCGTGACGGATATTGCGAGGCTGGGCGTCAGAGGTTCGGCGGCTTAA
- a CDS encoding DUF2277 domain-containing protein — MCRNIKPLFNFDPPATDEEIHDAALQFVRKLSGTTKPSKRNEAVFERAVSSIAACARELLVSLETSQPPRDREEVAAKARARSAMRFA, encoded by the coding sequence ATGTGCCGTAACATAAAACCTCTGTTCAATTTCGATCCGCCGGCGACGGACGAGGAGATTCATGATGCCGCGCTCCAGTTCGTGCGCAAGCTCAGCGGAACGACCAAGCCGTCAAAGCGCAATGAGGCCGTGTTCGAACGCGCGGTCAGTTCGATTGCTGCTTGCGCCCGCGAATTGCTCGTTTCACTGGAGACATCCCAACCGCCGCGCGATCGCGAGGAAGTAGCGGCGAAGGCGCGCGCGAGATCCGCGATGCGGTTTGCGTAA
- a CDS encoding cupin domain-containing protein produces MKMIQAMALALLLGGAAAAHAEQPIERTDLIKNDIHVPGHEVVQVRVDIAPGVLAPNHSHPGEEVAYVLEGTLEYRLDGGEPVTLKAGQSLFIPSGVVHSAKNVGSGRASELATYIVRKGEALVVPTR; encoded by the coding sequence ATGAAAATGATCCAGGCTATGGCGCTCGCCCTTCTCCTCGGCGGCGCGGCGGCGGCGCATGCGGAGCAGCCGATAGAACGCACCGACCTCATCAAGAACGATATCCACGTGCCGGGCCACGAGGTCGTCCAGGTGCGCGTTGACATCGCTCCGGGCGTGCTCGCACCGAACCACTCGCATCCCGGCGAAGAGGTCGCTTACGTTCTCGAGGGGACTCTGGAATATCGGCTCGACGGCGGGGAGCCGGTGACGCTCAAGGCTGGCCAGTCCCTGTTCATCCCCTCCGGCGTAGTGCACTCGGCAAAGAACGTCGGCAGCGGCAGGGCTTCGGAGTTGGCGACCTATATCGTTCGCAAGGGCGAGGCGCTGGTCGTGCCCACCAGGTGA
- a CDS encoding DUF4168 domain-containing protein, with protein MITRYTSLATMTAAVFSLLALSPASAAELAQAQQQPPAQGQAPMQGQGGTGAAAPVSDQKLEAFAVAYVQVDKVRQEYSAKIDATKDEAAKQKLQEEAKKQMVDTVKASNAISVEEYSSILTAAQSDPALAKKVLDKIGTPPPAQSQQQQ; from the coding sequence ATGATCACTCGTTACACATCCCTCGCAACGATGACAGCCGCGGTGTTCAGTCTGCTGGCTCTCAGCCCGGCATCCGCGGCCGAGCTTGCCCAGGCGCAACAGCAGCCGCCGGCACAGGGCCAGGCGCCGATGCAAGGACAGGGTGGTACCGGTGCGGCTGCCCCCGTCAGTGATCAGAAACTCGAGGCCTTTGCCGTTGCCTATGTGCAGGTCGATAAGGTCAGGCAGGAATATTCGGCCAAGATCGACGCGACGAAGGACGAAGCCGCCAAGCAAAAGTTGCAGGAGGAGGCCAAGAAGCAGATGGTCGATACCGTCAAAGCCTCCAACGCGATCTCTGTCGAGGAGTACTCCTCTATCCTGACGGCGGCGCAGAGCGACCCGGCCCTGGCCAAGAAGGTTCTGGACAAGATCGGCACACCGCCGCCTGCGCAGTCGCAACAGCAGCAATAG